In Paludibaculum fermentans, the genomic stretch ATCAGCGCCCGGGAAGCCTACTTCCGCGCCTCGAACTACTACCACGCCTCTTACTTTCCCCTGTTCGGCGCTCCGGTGGATCCCCGCCTGACGCGCGCCTTCACTGCCGAAGTGGCGGCGTTCCAGCGGGCCGCGGCCCTGAGCCAACCGGCGATCGAACCCATCGAGATCCCGTTTGAAGGGCGCACGCTGCCCGGCTACTTTGTCCGCGCCTCCAGCGACCCCGGCAGCCGGCCGACGATCGTCCAGGTGAACGGCTACGACTCCAACATCCAGGAGATGTATTTCGCGCATGGCCCGGCAGCCGTGAGCCGCGGGTACAACTGCCTGCTGTTCGACGGGCCGGGCCAGGGGCGCAACCTGATCCGGGACGGTCTGGTGCTGCGCCCCGATTGGGAAAATGTGGTCCGCGCGGTGATCGACTACGCGGTGACGCGGCCTGAAGTGGATCCCTGGCGGATCGTGCTGGCGGGTTGGGGTCTAGGGGGCTTCCTGGCTCCGAGGGCTGCAGCGTTCGAAAAGCGGATTGCCGCCCTGATCGCCGATCCGGGCCAGTGGGACCAAAGTGATACGGTGAAGGCGATCCCTGTCCCGCCGGAGCTCCTGAGGCAGAAGGACAGCGTGCCGCCGCCGCAGTTCGAGCAGTTTGAGCAGTGGCTGCGTTCACCGGCGGCCGACCCCATGTTCCGCTGGCGGACACTGCAGCGCGGCATGTGGACGCACGGGGTGAATTCCCTGTTTGAGCTGGTGAAGCAGATCGTGCGCTTCGAGATCAGTCCGGTGGCCGAACACATCAGTTGCCCCACGCTGTTGACGGCCGTGGATGGCGATACGCTCAGCCGCGGCGCGCAGAAGCTCTTCGACGCCCTGCGCTGCCCCAAACTGCTGCTCCGTTTCACTGCAACGGAGGGGAGTGGAGGCCACTGCGAGCCACTGGCCCGGAGCCTTTACGAGCAGCGGGTGTTCGACTGGCTGGACGAGACGCTAAAGAGCGGAGGCTGCCTGCCGCTGCATCTGCACCTGGGGCGCGATGCGGCCGCCGCGGCCAAACCGCCCCAAACGGGCGTCAATGGAAGCACTGAGGTTTCGCCGCCTCCGGCACACGCTCCAAGCAGCGCAACAGACACCCGCCCGACGATCCGGTTTGAGGATGAGGGCGTGTTTAAGCGAAGCGACTTGGGCCTGCCGCCACGCTGGGGCGGCGGGGACCGGTCCAGCTGAGCCGCTCGACCGGCGAGCGCTGGAAGATCTTCCATCAGTTGCCGCGCCCAGGTGTCGCGGCGATGGGATAATCCCTGTATGGCAGTTCGACTCAAGGACATCGCACGCGACCTCGGGGTGAGCGTCGTGACCGTGTCCAAGGTGCTCCGCAACCACTCCGATATCAGTGACGAGACGAGGGATCGCGTCCTGAAACGGATGAAGGAGCTGAACTACCGTCCCAATCTGGCCGCCCGAGCCCTGGTGACCGGCCGCAGCTTTTCCGTCGGGCTCGTCGTGCCGGACCTGGTGCATCCGTTCTTTGCGGAAGTTGCCAAGGGCCTGTCGAAGATCCTGCGCAAGAAAGGCTACAGCCTGCTGATCGCCAGTTCGGAAGAAGATCCGGAACTCGAGCAGCAGGAGTTGGACATGATGCTGGCGCGGCGGGTGGATGCCCTGGTGGTCGCCTCGGCCCAGTGGACGGTGGAGAGCTTCCGGCGCATTGAAGAGCAGAAGACTCCGTACGTCCTGATCGACCGGCAGTTCGCCGGGCTGGCGGCGAATTTCGTAGGGGTAGACGATGAGGCGGTCGGCGCGCTGGCGACTTCCCACCTGATTGAGCAGGGATGCAGCAGGATTGCGCACATCCGTGGTCCGGAGCTGAGCACGGGCCTGGGGCGTCTGGAAGGCTACAGGCGGGCGCTCGCGAAGCACGGCCTGGCGCCGTTGCCAGGCTATGTGGTGATGGGACGCTCCGTCGACAACCTGAGCGACACCAGCGGCCACGAAGCGATGCTGCGGCTGCTGGAGCTGCAACCGCGCCCTGACGGAGTGTTCTGCTACAACGATCCGACGGCCATGGGCGCCATGAAGGCGATACTGGACGGCGGACTGCGGGTGCCGGAAGATGTGGCCGTGATCGGCGCGGGCAATGTGAACTACGCGGGGCTGCTGCGGGTGCCGCTTTCGAGCATCGACCAGCACAGCGACAGCATTGGAGAGCGAGCCGGGAAGCTGGCGCTGAGCCTGGTGGAGTCGAAGACGGCCGTCAGGCCGCGGACTGTGCTGCTGGACCCGGGGCTGGTGGTCCGGGCTTCCAGCGCCCGGGCGTAGGCGGAAATTTCCCCAGAGGGTGGCCAGGGTCCCCTGTCCCGGGATTTTCCAGGACGAGCGGACCGGCCAATTCACAACTACGGGACGAAGGCGCGCAGCAGCCGCATACCGTCCGTGCTCTCCAACTCGAACGGATCCGTGCCGGGCGGCAGGTAGAAGCCGTCGCCGGCCTTCACCTCGTTCCGGTCGAGCTGCCCAGTGCCTTCCAGGACGATCAGCGCCTGCCAGCGGGAGGGATCGGGGGTGTACAACTTCGCAGCTCCGACAATGAGCGCGTCGACGGCAAAGTACTCGCACTCAGCCAGGCGCAATTCTCCGGGCGCCAATTCGACGGGTGGCCGGATTCCAGGGTGCGGGTCCAGGGACGACACATCCATAGCCTTGTCCAGATGCAGTTCGCGCGGGCGGCCATAGTCGTACAGACGGTAAGTGACATCGGACTGCTGTTGCACTTCGCAGACAACCACACCCGCGCCGATGGCGTGGATGGTCCCGGCCGGGACGTAGACCGTGTCACCCGGCTTCACCGGTACCCAATTGAGCAGCGACTCAATCTCGCCGCTAAGTGAGGCTGCGCGCAGGTGTTCGGGCGTGATCTGCTTCGTGAGTCCGCAGGCCAGGGCCGCGCCTGGCTCCGCGCGCAGGACATGCCACATCTCTGTCTTGCCGCGGCTGTGCTCGTGCTTCGCGGCGTACTCGTCATTTGGATGGACCTGCACCGACAGCCGCTCTGAGGTGAAGATCAGTTTCATCAGCAGGGGCAGGGGTTCGCCCTCGGTCCCGAACCAGACCTCGCCGATTTTGCGGCCGCCGGATTCGTACCAGGGGGCCAGGTCCGGCGTCCCCCAGACTTTTTCGAGGAACGTCTTCGACATGGGCACTGGTTTCATAGGTATTCCGCTCCAAAGCGCTCTCCGAGCAGCGCGTGCAGTTTCTTGATGTCCTCGGCCCGGTCCTTGCGGCAGACCATCGTGGCGTCGGGTGTATGGATCACGATGAGATCCTCGCACCCGACCATGGCCAGCAGGTGGCCGGGGTCGCTGGAAGCCAGCAGATTGCCTGAGGCGTCCAGGGTGATGCTCTTCGCCCCGATTGCGTTGGCGTGCTCGTCCTGCTCGCAGGTCTCGGCGAAGCTGGGCCAACTGCCGACATCCAGCCATTTCAGGGGCATGGGCACGGCGGCCACCTGCACGGTGGTGTCGCGGGAGGCAGGTTCCATCACGGCATAGTCGATGCTGATCTTTTTGAGGGTGGGATAGACGCGCTCCACCGTGGCGGCGCGTTCAGGTCCGTCCCAGGCTGCCGCGATCTCCATCAGCGACGCGTGGATCTGCGGCTCGTAGCGGCGGATGCAGTCGAGCAGCGTGTCGGCGCGCCAGACAAACATGCCGCTGTTCCAGAGGTAGCGCTCCGGGCCGGCGGCCAGGAAGTTCTGGGCCGTCTCCAAGTCGGGCTTTTCCTGGAAGCGCACCACGCGGCGCGCCGCGCCACTCAAGGGTTCCCCGAGTTGCAGGTAGCCGTAGCCGGTGGCCGCCGACACCGGGGCGATGCCGAAGGTGGCGAGCGTGGTCGGGTTCGCTTCGACGAGGTCGAATGCCTCGCCGACGATGCGCCGGAACTCGTCCTGCGGTTCGATGAGGTGATCGGCCGTGAAGACGGCGATGACCGCGTCTGGATCGCGCTGCGCGATGACGGCGGCGCTGTAGCCAACCGCGTTGAGCGTATCGCGGCCCGCGGGTTCGCCCAGGAACTGATCGTCGCTCCAGCCTGGCAGGCCTTCGAGGATCATGGCGCGCTGCTTTTCGGCGGCGCAGATGTAGCGGTGGTCCTGGACCACCAGCCCTTCCAGCCGGTCCGCCGCCACCTGTAGCAGGCTCCGGCCTCCGATAAATGGAATCAGTTGTTTGGGTTGCCGCGCCCGGCTCATGGGCCAGAGGCGCACGCCGGATCCCCCGGCGAGTATCATCGCGTATCGCATGAAAGGTTAAGAAGTCCCTAAGAAAATGCTAGCAGGTGGTGACTTCCAGCCCGGCGTGGTTGATTTCGAAGTCGAAGAACCGGGAACGGTCGTTCAACGGCTCTCGTTCGAGGATGTCGCGGACCTGGGCGGCGTCGGCCGGCGATTTGCAGACCATCAGCAGGAAGCCGCCGCTGCCGGCGCCGGAAATCCGCATGCCATGGACGTAGGGCCGTACTTTGTTGAGCAGGGCTTCGATGGGGCCGTTGGTGACGGTGCCGCAGAGGCGTTTCTGCAGCTCCCAGGCGGTGTTGACGTAGCCGCCGAAAGCGGGGGCATCCTTGCGGGAGAGGGCATCGGCGATCTGGCGTGCGACAAGGTGCTCCTCGGCCAGGGCCTGCATAATCGACCGGTCGCGATCGAGATACCCGCCGACGATCTGCTCCAGGATGTTCTTGGCGATGCGGGTCATGCCCGTGTAGTAGAGCAGGGTCGAGCCGCCGTTCATTTTGGGATCGAGGAGATCGCTGGGCACGTAGTGGATGTGCGCGGCCGGAATCAGCCCGGGCAAGGTACTGGTGATCTTCGCTCCGCCGACACCGCCGCCGGCCTGGTCCTGCCAGCCGCCGCCGGTGGTGAGGGCCTGCTCCAGGCGCAGGACATCGTGAAACAGCCGGCGTTGATCCAAAGCGCGGCCCATCAGGCGATTGACCACCGCCAGGATCACAGCCCCGAGAATGCTGGAGGTGCCCAGTCCACTGCCTTTCGGAATGCCGACGAGCGTGGTCATCTCAAGCCCGCCGCCGAACTCCGCGAGCATTTGGCGCAGTGTGAAGTCAGCCGGCCAGTCGCCCGCTGTGTGCGAGAATCCAGAGATCGCCAAGGCGGCTTTGGAGAGGGCAAAGCGGTCGCCTGGCTTGCGGTAATCGGTCAGTTCGTCGAGTTCGGTGATCTCCAGGCGGCGCCCGCCGTCGATGGAATTGAGGCGGATGACCGGCTCTTCGATCAGGCGGCAGTAGCAATGGATGGGCGGCTGGCCGTTCAGGTTCACGGCCACGTTCGCGACGTCGCCACCGTATTCGAGCGTATAGGGAGGCGTATCCGTCCAGCCTCCGCCCAGCTCGATGCGGGCCGGACCGCGGCCCCAGATGGTCTCGTCGGGCCGCAGGGCGTTCTTCGGACGGCCGCCGGACCGCAGGGAGCTCTGGAGGATCAATTCATGCATCTGCCGGAAGGAGGCGGTCTTCAAGCGGCCGCACCAGTCGCCGACCGCACAGCCATCGGCCAGGGAGAAGCCGGAGGCCCGCATCCACTCCGCCACTTCAGGAGTGAGCAGGCGGCTGAGGCCGGGGAGGACCGTGTCGACACACTGCTCGGCTGCAGTGGCAATGGTCTCGACCGCCGTGCCGAGGGTGTGGAGAATGCGGCCCGGAGCCAGATGCTCCAGGCGGGGCTTCCCTGCTCCGCAGCGCCGCTCATAGGCCAGCGTGAGTACTTCGTTGGCCAGGCCGGCTGGATCCTTGTCGCGGCGCAGGGTCGCCGCCAGATCAGCGGCCGAGAAGCGGCTCTTCGTGCGGAAGAGATGGCCCAGGGAGGCTCGAACCTGTGCGGCCCGCAATTCCGCCCGGCGCGCATGGAAGGCGTCCTGATCGGCTAGCAGCGCGACTTCTTCCGCGCTATAGCGATCGGCCGCCGCGAAGGCGCTCAACTGCTCGTCATTGGCCTTCTCGACATGGAAGATCCACAACCAGCGCTGGAAGTCGTGCTCGGCTTCGGCCGGGAACACGCGCGCATTCCAGAGGCTGCGTTCGCTCGCCGGAATGGCCGGGTCCCAAACGTCTTCGGGCGTCAGACCTGCTGATTCCAGCCACTTCAGCACGGGCCGCCCGCAAAACAGGCCGCCTTTGGCCGCGGGCTTCTTGAATTCGTCGTCGACGCCATAGCAGCGGATGAACCAGACACTGTCGCCACTCCGCGTGGTGCCGCGGAGAACGTCGATACACGCCCCGCGCGGCAGCGTCAAAGGAGCCGTGACATTCAGGCCCGCGGCAACGTTGCGGCCTTCCAGGACAAAGGGAGCCCGCACGTCGCAGCTCTCCACCCAGGCCTCGGCGCCGCTGAGCGATCCAGCGGAATTCACGTGTGAATTCAGCGCCAGGCACGTGACGCCGGGCGGGATGACGCGGTCTTCCGTTCCGAGCGCGATGCCGCTGCTGATGATTTCGCGGGTCGAGCCGAAGTGCAGGAAAGCGCAGCCGGGCAGAAGCTGGATGTGGAAGGGAATTTCGCGCAGTGCGGGATAGAGAGAGGTAAGCTGCTCGTCCGTCCAGGTAGATCCGCTGGAGCGCGCCGAGTGCAGGTAGTGCGCCAACGTTGTTTCCGAACCCATCGCGCAGCAGATCTCGCGGTAGAGGTCGACGCCGCGCTCGAGCATGGCGCCACGCACTTCAGGGGTCCAGGCCAATTGGCCCGCGGCGTCCAATTCGACGGGAAAGGTACGCAGCAATGCAGCCGAGGCCGCCGCGTCGAAGTTCATGACGCCCACATCGAGGATCGCCTGGTCCGACTCGTTCAGCAGTCCCATCGCCCGCTGTTCGGCGAGGGAAGGCTTCTGCAGGTAGAGCCTGATATCGCTGTCCTCGCCTGTGTAGAAGACGCCGTGCAGCGCGGCCTCTTCCGCCGCCGCATAGCATCCGAGCGCAGTGAGACCCGGCTTCGCGAACTCCACACCGGAGCCGTCGAAGAGGATCAGAGCATCGCCGGAGGTGACCAGCAACTGTCCCTCACCGGGCCGTCCCGCAGGCATGTCGAGGAAGGCCGGAGTCAGGCGGTCGAACAGAGTCTCGCCGTGTGCGCTCTCACTCTCGCCCGGTACAGGCACGAAAATCTTGCCGCAGGGGCCATAGGCGGGCAGACGGCGCGAATCACCGCCGGCATGTACGATGAGGATCCGCAGGCGCCGCAAAATGCGTTCGGCGCCCCCATTCAGCAGGGCGCCGGGTTCCAATGTGCGGGCTTCGCGATTGAGGACTTCCAGCAGGCACTGCAGGGTACTTCCGCCGCTGCCGATCCGGCGGCCATCCAGATCGGCCACCACCAGCGTCGTTTTGACGCGGGACAGATGGCCGCTCTGGCGGCGCAGCTCCAATTGCGATTCGTAGGCGCTTGCCTGCCGCTCGTTTGACGCGGTAAGGATCAGGTAATCCCAGGCTTCCGGCATCCTGGTCATCAGGAGAACTCCAAGCGGAGGAAACGTCAGTTACGCGAGATTCACGACCGAGGCCCGGACGTCACCCGCGGCGCGTGCCACGTACTGGTCGTAGATCCAGGCGTAGGTCTTTTCGAGACCGGTCCGCAGCGGGATGCTCGGCTCCCAGCCCAGGTACTTCTGAATCAGCGTGTTCTCACTGTTCCGGCCGTTCACACCTTTCGGCGCGCCGAGGTCGTAGGTCCGGTTCAACTTGATGCCGGCGATGTCCTCCACCAGGTCCACCAGTTGGTTGATGCTGACCATCTCACTGGACCCAAGGTTGATGGGTTCCAGGATGTTGGAGTTCATGATCTTCTGCACGCCCAGGACGCAGTCGTCGATGTACATGAAGCTGCGCGTCTGGTGGCCCGTACCCCAGATAGTGATCTCATGCTTACCGGTCAGCTTGGCTTCGATGACCTTGCGGCAAATCGCGGCCGGCGCCTTCTCACGGCCTCCGTCCCAGGTCCCGTTGGGCCCGTAGACGTTGTGGAAACGCGCCACGCGGGTGTAGAGACCGAAGTCTTCCGAGAAGTGACGGCACATCCGCTCGCTGAACAGCTTCTCCCAACCGTAGCCGTCTTCGGCCAGAGCGGGGTAGGCATCTTCTTCCTTCAGCCCAGGATTGTCAGGGTCGCGCTGCTTGTCGCCGTTGTAGACGCACGCGGAGGAAGAGTAGAAGAACTTGGCCACACCAGACTTCCGGGCCGCCTGCAGCATGTGCGTGTTGATCAGCACCGAAAGCATGCATAGAGCCTTGTTGTTCTCGATGAAGCCCATGCCGCCCATGTTGGCCGCCAGGTTGAAGATCTGGTAGGCGCCCTGCGCCGCGGTCTCGCAATTGTCCTTGAGGTTCAAGTCCAGCGAGAGGTTTTCGACATCGTCAGAGATCTGATACCACTGCTCGAACGGCTTGATGTCCACGGCCCGGATCTTCTTGAATCCCTGGTTCCGCAGGTCCGCCACCAGACTCCCGCCAATGAAGCCGCCGCCACCCGCCACAACAACAAGTTGGTCTTTCATGTCCTTCTCCAATGAGAGCTTACCCGTCACGGAATCGCCCGCCGCCAGCGCTGTTTCACCTGCTGCCCATGGGCCTCTTTTCGAGGAGCTCCGGGCCCACTACCCAGACTGGCTTAGTAAACGTTATAGTAACATCAGCTGCCAGCGCTGTCAAAGCGCATTTGCTTGACTTTTCGATGACAATCGGCAACCATCCTAAGTTATCGGTAACTTTACCTATCGTTCGAAGGAATTCACGCCACCAGGAAGCTGCTCAACTGATAGAATGCCGTTTACTGTAACGCTAATCCAACAGGAACCAGCACGATGAAAGCCGCCTTCTATCACGGCCACGAACAGATCACGATCGGGGACTCCACGCCGCGAGCGCCCGGGCCCGGCGAAGCCCAGATCCGCGTCTCCCATTGCGGAATCTGCGGCACCGATCTCCACATCTTCCACGGCAAGATGGACCACCGCGTCCAAATGCCGCAGATCATCGGACACGAGATGTCCGGCACGCTCACCGCCGTCGGCGAAGGCGTCACCGGATGGGCGGCGGGCGATCGCGTCACCGTCCGGCCCCTGGATAGCTGCGGCGCGTGCCCGGCGTGCCTGGCCGGCCACAACCACATCTGCATGAATCTGAAGTTCATTGGGATTGATACTCCTGGCGCCATGCAGGGCCTGTGGACCGTGCCGGCCCACACGCTCCACCGGCTGCCGGAAAACCTCGGCTTCGAACAAGGCGCCCTCATCGAACCCCTCGCCGTGGCCTGCCACGACGTCCGCCTGGGCGAGGTGAAGCCCGGCGAGTACGCAGTGGTGCAGGGCGGCGGCCCCATCGGCATGCTGATCGCGCTGGTGGCGCGCGCGGCCGGCGCCCGCGTCCTCATCTCCGAGATCAACCCCTTCCGCCTGGCACTGGCCCGGGAACTCGCCCTGGAAGCCGTCAATCCCACCGAACTCGATCTGGTCGAGCATGTGAACAGCCAGACCGGCGGCGCGGGCGCCGACGTCGTCTTTGAAGTCACAGGCGTCCCGGCAGCGGCCGAGATGATGACGAAACTGCCCCGCACGCGCGGCCGCATCGTCATGGTCGCCATCTACTCCCAGCCCGCGCCGGTCACCCTGTTCCAGTTCTTCTGGCGAGAGCTCCGGCTGATCGGGGCCCGCGTCTACGAACCGCAGGATTTCGAGCAGGCCATCGCGCTCGCCGCCTCCGGCAGCCTGCCGCTCGACCGCATCATCACCAGCGTGCTCCCCCTCGAAGGCCTGGAATCGGGCTTCCGGGAGATGGAGCGCGGCGGCGCCGTCATGAAAGTTCTGATCCAGTGTTCCTAACTGAGTAAACAGCCATGTCCATCTTCGATCTCTTCAAACTCGACGGAAAAACCGCCCTTGTCACAGGCTGCAAACGCGGCATCGGACTCGCCATGGCGCAGGCCCTGGCCGAAGCTGGAGCCGACATCATCGGCGTCAGCAAGACCCTGGAGCCCTCGGGTTCCGCCGTGGAGAAGGCGGTCACCGCCCTGGGCCGCCAGTTCTCGGCCTATACCTGCGACTTCTCCAACCGCGCCGCGGTCCAGGCGTTCGCCGACCGGGTGAACGCGGAACACCCCGTGATCGACATCCTCATCAATAACGCCGGGACCATTCTGCGCAAGCCCGCGGCCGAGCATCCGGACGAATACTGGGACGAAGTCATCAACACCAACCTGAATGCCCAGTGGACGCTGGCCCGAGAGATCGGCAAGCACATGGTGGAGCGCGGCTCCGGCAAGATCATCTTCACCGCCTCGCTGCTCACGTTCCAGGGTGGCATTACCGTACCCGGCTACGCCGCCAGCAAGGGGGCCGTCGGCCAGTTAACAAAGGCCCTGGCGAACGAATGGGCGGGCAAGGGCGTGAATGTGAATGCCATCGCGCCGGGCTATGTAGCCACCGACAACACCACCGCGCTGCGGGCCGATCCCGTGCGCAATCCGGCCATCCTGGCCCGGATCCCGGCCGGCCGCTGGGGTCAGCCGGAAGATTTCATGGGCGCCACCGTGTTTCTCGCGTCCAATGCGTCCAACTATGTCA encodes the following:
- a CDS encoding alpha/beta hydrolase family protein, which gives rise to MELSKNPVWEAFAWRVLPHALHGGSDFGECLATLERIGEGSADDWHREWTATADRVAAIAQVSDQRGHFISAREAYFRASNYYHASYFPLFGAPVDPRLTRAFTAEVAAFQRAAALSQPAIEPIEIPFEGRTLPGYFVRASSDPGSRPTIVQVNGYDSNIQEMYFAHGPAAVSRGYNCLLFDGPGQGRNLIRDGLVLRPDWENVVRAVIDYAVTRPEVDPWRIVLAGWGLGGFLAPRAAAFEKRIAALIADPGQWDQSDTVKAIPVPPELLRQKDSVPPPQFEQFEQWLRSPAADPMFRWRTLQRGMWTHGVNSLFELVKQIVRFEISPVAEHISCPTLLTAVDGDTLSRGAQKLFDALRCPKLLLRFTATEGSGGHCEPLARSLYEQRVFDWLDETLKSGGCLPLHLHLGRDAAAAAKPPQTGVNGSTEVSPPPAHAPSSATDTRPTIRFEDEGVFKRSDLGLPPRWGGGDRSS
- a CDS encoding LacI family DNA-binding transcriptional regulator codes for the protein MAVRLKDIARDLGVSVVTVSKVLRNHSDISDETRDRVLKRMKELNYRPNLAARALVTGRSFSVGLVVPDLVHPFFAEVAKGLSKILRKKGYSLLIASSEEDPELEQQELDMMLARRVDALVVASAQWTVESFRRIEEQKTPYVLIDRQFAGLAANFVGVDDEAVGALATSHLIEQGCSRIAHIRGPELSTGLGRLEGYRRALAKHGLAPLPGYVVMGRSVDNLSDTSGHEAMLRLLELQPRPDGVFCYNDPTAMGAMKAILDGGLRVPEDVAVIGAGNVNYAGLLRVPLSSIDQHSDSIGERAGKLALSLVESKTAVRPRTVLLDPGLVVRASSARA
- a CDS encoding type I phosphomannose isomerase catalytic subunit, with product MKPVPMSKTFLEKVWGTPDLAPWYESGGRKIGEVWFGTEGEPLPLLMKLIFTSERLSVQVHPNDEYAAKHEHSRGKTEMWHVLRAEPGAALACGLTKQITPEHLRAASLSGEIESLLNWVPVKPGDTVYVPAGTIHAIGAGVVVCEVQQQSDVTYRLYDYGRPRELHLDKAMDVSSLDPHPGIRPPVELAPGELRLAECEYFAVDALIVGAAKLYTPDPSRWQALIVLEGTGQLDRNEVKAGDGFYLPPGTDPFELESTDGMRLLRAFVP
- a CDS encoding mannose-1-phosphate guanylyltransferase is translated as MRYAMILAGGSGVRLWPMSRARQPKQLIPFIGGRSLLQVAADRLEGLVVQDHRYICAAEKQRAMILEGLPGWSDDQFLGEPAGRDTLNAVGYSAAVIAQRDPDAVIAVFTADHLIEPQDEFRRIVGEAFDLVEANPTTLATFGIAPVSAATGYGYLQLGEPLSGAARRVVRFQEKPDLETAQNFLAAGPERYLWNSGMFVWRADTLLDCIRRYEPQIHASLMEIAAAWDGPERAATVERVYPTLKKISIDYAVMEPASRDTTVQVAAVPMPLKWLDVGSWPSFAETCEQDEHANAIGAKSITLDASGNLLASSDPGHLLAMVGCEDLIVIHTPDATMVCRKDRAEDIKKLHALLGERFGAEYL
- a CDS encoding fucose pyrophosphorylase domain-containing protein; its protein translation is MTRMPEAWDYLILTASNERQASAYESQLELRRQSGHLSRVKTTLVVADLDGRRIGSGGSTLQCLLEVLNREARTLEPGALLNGGAERILRRLRILIVHAGGDSRRLPAYGPCGKIFVPVPGESESAHGETLFDRLTPAFLDMPAGRPGEGQLLVTSGDALILFDGSGVEFAKPGLTALGCYAAAEEAALHGVFYTGEDSDIRLYLQKPSLAEQRAMGLLNESDQAILDVGVMNFDAAASAALLRTFPVELDAAGQLAWTPEVRGAMLERGVDLYREICCAMGSETTLAHYLHSARSSGSTWTDEQLTSLYPALREIPFHIQLLPGCAFLHFGSTREIISSGIALGTEDRVIPPGVTCLALNSHVNSAGSLSGAEAWVESCDVRAPFVLEGRNVAAGLNVTAPLTLPRGACIDVLRGTTRSGDSVWFIRCYGVDDEFKKPAAKGGLFCGRPVLKWLESAGLTPEDVWDPAIPASERSLWNARVFPAEAEHDFQRWLWIFHVEKANDEQLSAFAAADRYSAEEVALLADQDAFHARRAELRAAQVRASLGHLFRTKSRFSAADLAATLRRDKDPAGLANEVLTLAYERRCGAGKPRLEHLAPGRILHTLGTAVETIATAAEQCVDTVLPGLSRLLTPEVAEWMRASGFSLADGCAVGDWCGRLKTASFRQMHELILQSSLRSGGRPKNALRPDETIWGRGPARIELGGGWTDTPPYTLEYGGDVANVAVNLNGQPPIHCYCRLIEEPVIRLNSIDGGRRLEITELDELTDYRKPGDRFALSKAALAISGFSHTAGDWPADFTLRQMLAEFGGGLEMTTLVGIPKGSGLGTSSILGAVILAVVNRLMGRALDQRRLFHDVLRLEQALTTGGGWQDQAGGGVGGAKITSTLPGLIPAAHIHYVPSDLLDPKMNGGSTLLYYTGMTRIAKNILEQIVGGYLDRDRSIMQALAEEHLVARQIADALSRKDAPAFGGYVNTAWELQKRLCGTVTNGPIEALLNKVRPYVHGMRISGAGSGGFLLMVCKSPADAAQVRDILEREPLNDRSRFFDFEINHAGLEVTTC
- a CDS encoding NAD-dependent epimerase/dehydratase family protein produces the protein MKDQLVVVAGGGGFIGGSLVADLRNQGFKKIRAVDIKPFEQWYQISDDVENLSLDLNLKDNCETAAQGAYQIFNLAANMGGMGFIENNKALCMLSVLINTHMLQAARKSGVAKFFYSSSACVYNGDKQRDPDNPGLKEEDAYPALAEDGYGWEKLFSERMCRHFSEDFGLYTRVARFHNVYGPNGTWDGGREKAPAAICRKVIEAKLTGKHEITIWGTGHQTRSFMYIDDCVLGVQKIMNSNILEPINLGSSEMVSINQLVDLVEDIAGIKLNRTYDLGAPKGVNGRNSENTLIQKYLGWEPSIPLRTGLEKTYAWIYDQYVARAAGDVRASVVNLA
- a CDS encoding zinc-dependent alcohol dehydrogenase, whose amino-acid sequence is MKAAFYHGHEQITIGDSTPRAPGPGEAQIRVSHCGICGTDLHIFHGKMDHRVQMPQIIGHEMSGTLTAVGEGVTGWAAGDRVTVRPLDSCGACPACLAGHNHICMNLKFIGIDTPGAMQGLWTVPAHTLHRLPENLGFEQGALIEPLAVACHDVRLGEVKPGEYAVVQGGGPIGMLIALVARAAGARVLISEINPFRLALARELALEAVNPTELDLVEHVNSQTGGAGADVVFEVTGVPAAAEMMTKLPRTRGRIVMVAIYSQPAPVTLFQFFWRELRLIGARVYEPQDFEQAIALAASGSLPLDRIITSVLPLEGLESGFREMERGGAVMKVLIQCS
- a CDS encoding SDR family oxidoreductase, which encodes MSIFDLFKLDGKTALVTGCKRGIGLAMAQALAEAGADIIGVSKTLEPSGSAVEKAVTALGRQFSAYTCDFSNRAAVQAFADRVNAEHPVIDILINNAGTILRKPAAEHPDEYWDEVINTNLNAQWTLAREIGKHMVERGSGKIIFTASLLTFQGGITVPGYAASKGAVGQLTKALANEWAGKGVNVNAIAPGYVATDNTTALRADPVRNPAILARIPAGRWGQPEDFMGATVFLASNASNYVSGEILVVDGGWMGR